The following are from one region of the Venenivibrio stagnispumantis genome:
- the sucC gene encoding ADP-forming succinate--CoA ligase subunit beta, translated as MKVHEHQAKEIFAKYGLPVPRGYPAFNVKEAVEAAEELGSFPVVIKAQVHAGGRGKAGGVKLAKNIEEVQQIASELLGKILVTFQTGPEGKPVSRLYIEEGTNIDKEYYVAITLDRSKSKPVIMVSAAGGMEIEEVAAQNPDAIITQVIEPFIGLRSYQARELALKLGLPKNLINKAASIFQTLYKIYIELDASMVEINPLVLTKEGNLVILDAKVDFDDNALFRHPEIMEMDDPTQISPLEVEAKKYNLNYIKLDGNIACMVNGAGLAMSTMDTIKLAGGEPANFLDVGGSANATQIANAFRIILSDPNVKAVFINIFGGILRCDRLAEGIITAAKEVSINVPVVVRMEGTNVELGKKMLEESGLNLITADTMWEGAKKAVELANK; from the coding sequence TTTAATGTAAAAGAAGCAGTAGAAGCAGCAGAAGAACTCGGCAGTTTTCCGGTAGTTATTAAAGCTCAAGTCCATGCAGGAGGTAGAGGTAAAGCAGGTGGTGTTAAACTTGCAAAAAATATAGAAGAAGTTCAGCAAATAGCTTCTGAACTACTTGGTAAAATACTTGTAACATTTCAAACAGGACCGGAAGGAAAACCTGTTAGCAGATTGTATATAGAAGAAGGAACAAATATAGATAAAGAGTATTATGTAGCAATCACCCTTGATAGAAGTAAATCAAAACCGGTAATAATGGTATCTGCAGCAGGTGGTATGGAAATAGAGGAAGTTGCAGCTCAAAATCCAGATGCAATCATAACCCAAGTGATAGAACCATTTATCGGTTTAAGAAGTTATCAGGCAAGAGAACTTGCATTAAAACTTGGTCTTCCGAAAAATCTTATAAATAAAGCAGCATCCATATTCCAAACCCTTTATAAAATATACATAGAACTTGATGCATCTATGGTAGAAATAAATCCTTTAGTTTTAACAAAAGAAGGAAATCTTGTTATTCTTGATGCAAAAGTAGATTTTGATGATAATGCATTGTTTAGACATCCAGAAATAATGGAGATGGATGACCCAACCCAGATTTCACCGCTTGAAGTTGAAGCTAAAAAATACAACCTAAACTATATTAAACTTGATGGAAATATCGCATGTATGGTAAATGGAGCCGGTCTTGCGATGTCAACGATGGATACAATAAAATTAGCAGGTGGAGAACCGGCAAATTTCTTAGATGTTGGTGGCTCTGCAAATGCTACTCAAATAGCAAATGCTTTCAGAATAATATTATCAGACCCTAATGTAAAAGCAGTATTTATAAATATATTCGGTGGAATATTAAGATGTGATAGATTGGCAGAAGGTATAATTACAGCAGCAAAAGAAGTATCTATAAATGTTCCGGTAGTTGTTAGAATGGAAGGAACAAATGTAGAACTTGGTAAAAAAATGCTTGAAGAATCAGGATTAAATTTAATTACTGCTGATACAATGTGGGAAGGTGCAAAAAAAGCAGTAGAATTAGCCAATAAATAA